A section of the Spirosoma pollinicola genome encodes:
- the tpiA gene encoding triose-phosphate isomerase: MRKKIVAGNWKMNKTAEEAKALLSEVINMVKDEVTGDVEVVLCPPSLYLATARQYVTAGGKVALGAQNCHEKASGAYTGEISAPMLQSIGVEYVILGHSERRQYFEETNAQLAEKVNIALENGLKPIFCCGESRDLRENGDFIGFVKDQITESLFHLSAESFANIVIAYEPIWAIGTGLTASSAQAQDMHFELRQHIASQYGDSVAQEISILYGGSANAQNAEELFARPDVDGGLIGGASLKSRDFLTVVKAAQ; encoded by the coding sequence ATGCGCAAGAAAATTGTTGCCGGCAACTGGAAAATGAATAAGACTGCCGAAGAAGCGAAGGCCCTTCTTTCGGAAGTAATCAATATGGTTAAGGATGAAGTTACGGGTGATGTTGAGGTGGTACTTTGCCCCCCGTCTCTTTATCTGGCAACTGCACGCCAATACGTAACGGCCGGAGGTAAGGTTGCGCTGGGTGCTCAGAACTGCCACGAGAAAGCGTCGGGCGCTTATACCGGCGAAATTTCGGCACCGATGCTCCAGTCCATCGGGGTTGAGTACGTGATTCTGGGCCATAGCGAACGGCGGCAGTATTTCGAAGAAACCAACGCCCAGTTGGCCGAGAAAGTGAACATCGCGCTTGAAAATGGCCTGAAGCCTATCTTTTGTTGTGGCGAATCCCGCGATCTGCGCGAGAACGGCGATTTCATTGGCTTTGTGAAAGACCAGATCACCGAAAGCCTGTTTCACCTCTCTGCTGAGTCGTTTGCCAATATTGTTATCGCCTACGAACCCATCTGGGCTATCGGTACCGGTTTAACGGCCTCATCGGCACAGGCGCAGGATATGCACTTTGAACTGCGTCAGCACATTGCCAGTCAATACGGAGATTCTGTAGCTCAGGAAATATCCATTCTATACGGTGGCAGTGCCAATGCACAGAACGCCGAAGAGCTCTTTGCCCGTCCCGATGTGGATGGCGGTCTTATTGGTGGAGCTTCCCTAAAATCACGCGACTTCCTGACGGTTGTAAAAGCAGCGCAATAA
- a CDS encoding aspartyl protease family protein, translating into MKTLALIIGLLAVCVAARGDDDQLTPKKDRTPDKERYGFFIADNHAWTRIPFQLHSNLIIVPVTINGSDTLRFILDTGVSNTIITNPSAFRKKPLTLTRKVKISGAGEGGSLTASIAIDNTLTMGGLRAAHHNLVILDEDILKLSEYVGTPVHGIFGYEIFANFVVNVDFQRREITLMKPEKYSYKKRKGDRYPITIQDTKAYTDALSVYDGEKILPLRVVLDTGAGHALLLDRSRSTASMPMPVKSIRAQLGRGLNGVINGVMGRIQKVRFGRYELDNILASFPDSLGFGMKLVDMPERQGNVGCELLRRFNVTFNYPDRYIVMKPIKRLMKEGFEHDMSGMELRAKGERFRNYYVDKVLPGSPADMAGLKENDEVMFVNNSSASDLTVSDIYKILQKGEGKEVSILVRRNGQIIITSFVLKRLI; encoded by the coding sequence ATGAAAACGCTGGCATTGATAATCGGGCTGTTAGCCGTCTGCGTAGCTGCGCGGGGAGACGATGACCAGCTCACACCTAAAAAAGACCGTACGCCCGATAAAGAACGGTACGGATTCTTCATTGCCGATAACCACGCCTGGACGCGCATACCCTTCCAGCTGCACTCGAACCTGATTATCGTTCCGGTAACCATCAATGGATCTGACACGCTCCGATTCATACTGGATACAGGTGTTAGCAACACTATTATTACCAACCCGAGTGCTTTTCGAAAAAAGCCGCTTACGCTAACGCGTAAAGTCAAAATCAGCGGAGCAGGCGAGGGCGGAAGCCTGACAGCCTCCATTGCCATTGATAATACCCTCACGATGGGTGGCTTGCGGGCGGCACACCATAACCTGGTTATTCTGGATGAAGACATTCTTAAACTGTCAGAGTATGTAGGCACGCCTGTTCACGGCATATTTGGTTACGAAATCTTTGCCAACTTCGTCGTAAATGTTGATTTCCAGCGTCGTGAAATAACGCTGATGAAGCCCGAGAAATATAGCTACAAGAAACGTAAAGGCGACCGTTACCCAATTACTATTCAGGATACAAAAGCGTATACTGATGCCCTGTCAGTCTATGATGGTGAAAAGATTCTGCCTTTGCGTGTCGTTCTGGATACCGGCGCTGGCCATGCGCTGTTACTCGACCGCTCGCGGAGTACGGCCTCTATGCCAATGCCCGTAAAAAGCATTCGGGCACAACTGGGCCGCGGACTAAATGGCGTAATAAACGGTGTAATGGGCCGAATCCAGAAGGTTCGGTTTGGTCGCTACGAATTAGATAATATCCTGGCCTCATTTCCTGATAGCCTGGGGTTTGGAATGAAATTAGTGGATATGCCCGAACGGCAGGGGAATGTAGGCTGTGAGCTGTTACGCCGGTTTAACGTAACGTTTAACTACCCGGATCGGTATATCGTTATGAAGCCGATCAAGCGGCTCATGAAGGAAGGCTTCGAGCATGATATGAGCGGCATGGAACTCCGCGCCAAGGGCGAGCGATTTCGCAATTATTATGTGGACAAAGTTCTTCCCGGCTCCCCTGCCGATATGGCTGGCCTAAAAGAAAATGATGAAGTGATGTTCGTTAATAATAGTTCTGCCAGCGATCTGACAGTCAGCGACATCTATAAGATACTTCAAAAAGGAGAAGGCAAAGAAGTATCCATCCTAGTTCGGCGAAACGGACAGATTATTATTACAAGCTTTGTTTTGAAGCGCCTTATCTGA
- a CDS encoding sensor histidine kinase, translated as MSLSPRLIALLLACLISALTLAFLASVEGVTSTMLFVVGISSFIISFFLVFYAIELLVFREVNKMYKTIHKLKIRDFNISRKSIIKNTNPFKKLNDEIFVYVAKKQKEIDELKRLELFRREFLADVSHELKTPIFAAQGFIHTLIDGAVDDERVRDKFLSKAAKSLDGLDALVKDLVALSQLETGEVRMNFERVDLAHITQEIFEQLEKIAHAKRTTLQLKIEHPGPVWVKADSQRITQVMTNLIENAVKYGNENGHVQVNLDDDKKHIVVSIRDNGPGIPPEHLSRIFERFYRVEKSRSKDRGGTGLGLAIVKHILNAHKSKISVMSKVDKGTSFRFKMERMD; from the coding sequence ATGTCCCTAAGCCCCCGCCTGATTGCGCTTTTACTGGCCTGCCTGATTTCGGCGCTGACGCTGGCCTTTCTGGCATCTGTTGAAGGCGTAACCAGCACCATGCTCTTTGTGGTAGGTATTTCGTCGTTTATTATTTCCTTCTTTCTGGTTTTCTACGCCATCGAGCTCCTTGTGTTTCGCGAGGTGAACAAGATGTATAAAACCATCCACAAACTGAAAATTCGCGACTTCAATATATCCCGCAAGTCGATCATCAAAAACACGAATCCGTTTAAGAAACTCAACGACGAGATTTTTGTGTATGTCGCCAAGAAACAAAAGGAAATTGATGAATTGAAGCGATTGGAACTGTTTCGGCGGGAGTTTCTGGCCGATGTGTCCCATGAGTTGAAAACGCCCATTTTTGCCGCCCAGGGCTTCATCCATACCCTTATCGACGGTGCTGTTGACGATGAGCGCGTGCGGGATAAATTTCTATCCAAAGCCGCTAAAAGTCTTGATGGGCTCGATGCACTGGTAAAAGATCTCGTTGCGCTATCTCAATTAGAAACGGGAGAAGTGCGCATGAACTTCGAGCGAGTCGATTTAGCGCACATTACACAGGAAATATTCGAGCAATTAGAAAAAATAGCTCACGCGAAACGCACGACACTTCAATTAAAAATCGAACATCCCGGCCCTGTCTGGGTAAAAGCCGATTCACAGCGTATTACGCAGGTGATGACCAATTTAATTGAAAATGCGGTCAAGTATGGCAATGAAAACGGTCACGTACAGGTTAATCTGGATGACGACAAGAAACATATCGTCGTATCTATCCGCGACAATGGTCCCGGTATTCCTCCCGAACATTTAAGCCGAATTTTTGAGCGTTTCTACCGTGTCGAAAAAAGTCGCTCGAAAGACCGGGGCGGCACAGGGCTGGGGCTGGCCATTGTGAAGCACATTCTGAATGCTCATAAGTCCAAAATTTCGGTCATGAGCAAAGTCGATAAAGGAACAAGCTTCCGGTTCAAAATGGAACGAATGGACTAG
- a CDS encoding response regulator transcription factor — translation MSAAKAAQPLHRVLVVDDDADIVEMLEYNLNKEGYDVRTATDGRKAVEIAKTYLPELVLLDIMMPVMDGIEAGRQLRNIPELRQTYILFLTARSEEYSEVAAFDVGADDYITKPIKPRALMSRINALFRREAQKSDPGEQIAIADLLINRKNYSVSQNDKQVILPKKEFELLFFLAQHPNKVCSREELLQKIWGADIYVLERTVDVHIRKLREKIGDTHIRTLKGVGYMFTDQPE, via the coding sequence ATGAGTGCTGCCAAAGCTGCTCAACCTCTGCATCGCGTTTTAGTCGTTGACGATGACGCCGACATTGTAGAAATGCTCGAATACAACCTCAATAAAGAAGGTTATGATGTCCGTACGGCTACAGATGGCCGTAAAGCCGTCGAAATAGCAAAGACGTACTTGCCCGAATTAGTTCTACTCGACATCATGATGCCCGTAATGGATGGTATCGAAGCTGGTCGGCAACTACGTAATATTCCGGAATTGCGCCAGACGTATATCCTTTTTTTAACAGCCCGCTCGGAAGAATATTCTGAAGTAGCCGCTTTTGATGTAGGGGCAGACGATTATATCACTAAGCCCATTAAGCCCCGCGCCCTGATGAGCCGCATCAACGCGCTGTTCCGGCGGGAAGCGCAGAAGTCCGATCCAGGCGAACAGATTGCCATTGCCGACCTGCTTATCAACCGGAAGAACTATTCGGTCAGTCAGAATGATAAACAGGTAATTCTGCCTAAAAAGGAGTTTGAACTGCTGTTTTTTCTGGCTCAGCATCCCAACAAAGTATGTAGCCGGGAAGAGTTGCTTCAAAAAATATGGGGTGCCGACATCTACGTACTTGAACGCACTGTAGACGTTCATATTCGTAAACTCCGCGAAAAGATCGGCGACACCCACATTCGTACGCTTAAGGGTGTCGGGTATATGTTTACGGATCAACCAGAATAA
- a CDS encoding AI-2E family transporter encodes MNIRSREIELPSYAKLVCVLLSLVVIIYGLHALQGLLIPLVFAILFSVLLFPLAKRLENWRVPRVLAIILCLLLTLGVLTALFWGISIQISNFSEVIPKFVEKATAYVNSIRTFADEKLNIDRQRQTSEITKYLNQALAEGGTILTTTLLATTSIITNLFLILLFAFFFLLYRDFFRSFFYKVFEDTRRSKIDDVMEGIYQVVKDYLAGLVLVILIIGTLMTVGLLILGVDYAIFFGFFGACLVLIPYFGISMGSLLPAAYTLVTQDNPIKALGVIGIFLFVQTLEGNFITPYIVGSKVSINPLAAIVVLILWENIWGLPGLVLALPMTAILKVIFDSVESLKPYGFLIGEAEKPRPPIKNLQELADQLPKRAKKVGHVEEKN; translated from the coding sequence ATGAATATTCGCTCGCGGGAAATTGAACTCCCCTCTTACGCTAAGCTGGTCTGCGTATTACTTTCATTAGTTGTTATTATCTATGGCTTGCATGCCCTTCAGGGGTTGCTCATTCCGCTGGTCTTTGCCATTTTGTTTTCTGTCCTGCTGTTTCCGCTGGCCAAACGGCTCGAAAACTGGCGCGTGCCCAGGGTATTAGCGATTATTTTATGCCTGCTGTTGACATTGGGCGTTTTAACGGCACTTTTCTGGGGGATATCGATTCAGATCAGTAATTTTTCCGAAGTTATTCCAAAGTTTGTTGAGAAGGCAACGGCCTACGTAAATAGCATACGAACCTTTGCAGATGAAAAACTGAATATTGACCGGCAGCGGCAAACATCTGAAATAACCAAGTACCTGAATCAGGCTTTAGCCGAAGGGGGAACCATCCTGACCACAACGTTGCTGGCCACGACCAGTATTATCACGAACCTGTTTCTGATACTGCTGTTTGCCTTCTTTTTTCTGCTTTATCGTGACTTTTTTCGGTCATTCTTCTACAAAGTATTCGAAGATACCCGTCGGTCGAAGATTGACGATGTTATGGAAGGTATCTATCAGGTTGTAAAGGACTATCTGGCCGGGTTGGTACTGGTTATCCTTATAATTGGCACCCTTATGACCGTAGGATTACTTATTCTGGGCGTCGACTATGCTATATTCTTTGGTTTTTTTGGGGCATGCCTGGTATTGATTCCTTATTTCGGGATCTCGATGGGGTCGTTGCTACCCGCAGCCTATACTCTTGTTACGCAGGACAACCCCATTAAAGCACTGGGTGTCATTGGCATTTTCCTGTTTGTACAAACGCTGGAAGGCAACTTCATTACCCCGTATATCGTCGGTTCCAAAGTTAGTATCAATCCGTTGGCGGCCATTGTGGTCCTGATTCTCTGGGAAAACATTTGGGGTTTACCCGGTCTGGTACTGGCTTTACCCATGACCGCCATTCTGAAAGTTATTTTCGATTCAGTCGAGTCACTCAAGCCATACGGCTTCCTTATCGGCGAAGCGGAAAAACCGCGCCCACCCATAAAAAACCTTCAGGAACTGGCCGATCAACTGCCAAAACGCGCGAAGAAAGTAGGGCATGTGGAGGAGAAAAATTAG
- a CDS encoding LON peptidase substrate-binding domain-containing protein, with product MEKTLALFPLNLIVYPGEDLNLHVFEPRYRQLINECLEEERTFGIPAFINNKLPGYGTEMHVTTLHKRYPDGRMDIKSKGLGVFRLVNFENPLPGKLYAGGEVELIPSTDSFSAHSQALIERLEQIYFLLQMETDYASTTENLSYRVAHKVGLSIEQEYELLTLETEAERQLFLIQHLNNVLPVVSDMERTKKRISLNGHFKNLDPLNF from the coding sequence ATGGAAAAAACGCTTGCTCTGTTCCCGCTCAACCTGATTGTTTATCCCGGCGAGGATTTGAATCTGCATGTTTTTGAACCCCGATACCGCCAGCTTATCAACGAGTGCCTGGAAGAAGAACGAACATTTGGTATTCCAGCCTTTATCAATAATAAACTACCCGGCTACGGTACCGAAATGCATGTGACAACGCTGCACAAGCGCTACCCCGACGGCCGCATGGATATTAAGTCTAAAGGATTGGGTGTTTTTCGATTGGTGAATTTCGAGAATCCGCTCCCCGGCAAGCTCTATGCTGGTGGAGAAGTGGAGCTGATTCCATCTACCGATAGTTTTAGCGCGCATTCTCAGGCACTAATAGAACGGCTGGAGCAGATATACTTTCTATTGCAGATGGAAACCGACTATGCATCTACAACCGAAAACCTTTCGTATCGGGTGGCGCACAAAGTTGGCCTGTCTATTGAACAGGAATACGAACTGCTGACCCTCGAAACCGAAGCCGAACGCCAGCTTTTCCTGATTCAACACCTCAATAATGTGTTGCCCGTGGTGTCGGATATGGAACGTACCAAAAAGCGCATTAGCCTGAACGGTCACTTCAAGAATCTGGACCCGCTGAATTTTTAG
- a CDS encoding cysteine hydrolase family protein, with translation MKNAFLIIDTQFDFCHSEGALFVPGAEQDVERMANLIRQHAQQIDHIVVTLDTHHILDIAHPLFWHDDAGNHPNPFTQITGADVDAGRWIPRFSVDKAKQYIHDLEADGQFAHFIWPEHCLIGSKGAALHDTLLDALKDWSRKRDLDYVAVQKGLYPLSEHFGVFRAQVPDPAISDTQLNTALIADLSSFDAVYLMGEAKSHCVANSLKQIIDFAPEMVPKLVVVTDCMSDVTGLGFLADPIYAEARAQNVHFVESVAIFA, from the coding sequence ATGAAAAATGCTTTCCTTATCATTGATACCCAGTTCGATTTCTGCCATTCTGAAGGTGCTTTATTTGTGCCGGGGGCTGAGCAAGATGTAGAACGCATGGCCAATCTGATTCGGCAACACGCTCAACAAATTGATCATATCGTTGTTACTCTCGATACACATCATATACTGGACATTGCTCACCCGCTGTTCTGGCATGATGACGCAGGAAACCACCCCAATCCATTTACTCAGATTACAGGCGCTGACGTCGACGCTGGTCGGTGGATACCCCGATTTTCGGTCGACAAAGCGAAACAATATATTCACGATCTGGAAGCCGATGGGCAGTTTGCGCACTTTATCTGGCCTGAACACTGCTTGATTGGGTCAAAGGGGGCCGCTCTGCATGACACGCTGCTCGATGCACTTAAAGATTGGTCACGCAAACGCGACCTCGACTATGTAGCGGTGCAGAAGGGTTTATACCCGCTATCGGAGCATTTCGGTGTTTTTAGAGCGCAGGTGCCAGACCCGGCCATCTCCGACACGCAACTCAACACGGCGCTTATTGCCGATCTGAGCAGTTTTGATGCTGTTTACCTGATGGGCGAAGCTAAATCGCATTGTGTAGCTAACAGCCTGAAACAGATTATTGACTTTGCGCCGGAGATGGTGCCGAAGCTCGTGGTCGTTACCGATTGCATGTCGGATGTAACAGGACTGGGCTTCCTTGCCGATCCAATTTATGCCGAAGCGCGTGCCCAAAACGTGCACTTTGTTGAATCGGTCGCTATTTTCGCATAG
- a CDS encoding thioredoxin family protein, whose product MNYFYSLLIVLALMPGLLSAQGIVFEKGDWSDAVKKAKKEKKLLFLHFDKPDCGMCTEVASTAFNSPLMKEKFALHFVSFRLDGTTGIGKELADRLAVECTPSSVYLDADENPLVRYCGSTSFDRLYLEKAEEAFAKSRERPLKSMADAYAKGDRSSALMRAYIDRLRELDLPNTEPLEAYVMSSPADSLRSGQVLRFIFEQAPVVGSKADSLFRRDYPKVDSLYKAVGWNKAVELNNRITNNSLRKAIKEKNVQLANRTAFFRQRTYNNDYKNGLAARNWVMMRYFRGVNDTLQYLILASDYYDKQFMTARVDSVQKLDELESQRRMRGEFTGPNGTVTRPSKPGQMVSVMAFPNTQRFVSALNQAAMDFQELTRDSVYLTKALSWSKRTLEYREDGALMDTYARVLYRLGRKEEALEWQNKAIKKEKERNSPMIASLEETLKKMKNDTF is encoded by the coding sequence ATGAACTATTTCTATTCCTTGTTAATTGTACTTGCCCTGATGCCCGGCTTACTATCGGCGCAAGGCATTGTTTTTGAAAAAGGCGACTGGAGCGATGCCGTAAAGAAGGCCAAAAAAGAAAAGAAACTGCTCTTTCTTCACTTCGATAAGCCAGATTGTGGTATGTGTACCGAAGTGGCGTCGACCGCCTTCAATAGTCCGCTTATGAAGGAGAAATTTGCCCTGCATTTTGTGAGTTTCCGGCTTGACGGTACCACGGGTATTGGCAAAGAGCTGGCCGATCGGCTGGCAGTCGAATGCACACCCTCTTCGGTTTATCTGGACGCCGATGAAAACCCATTGGTCCGGTACTGTGGCAGTACAAGCTTTGACCGGCTCTATCTCGAAAAAGCAGAAGAAGCCTTTGCAAAGAGTCGGGAAAGACCCTTAAAATCAATGGCAGATGCTTACGCCAAAGGCGATCGCTCTTCGGCGCTGATGCGGGCGTATATCGATCGCCTGCGCGAACTGGATTTGCCGAATACCGAACCGCTGGAGGCCTATGTGATGAGCTCACCTGCCGATTCGCTACGGTCGGGTCAGGTGCTGCGGTTTATTTTTGAACAGGCTCCCGTTGTAGGCAGCAAAGCTGATTCCTTATTTCGAAGAGACTACCCTAAAGTAGATAGCCTATATAAAGCGGTGGGCTGGAACAAGGCCGTTGAGCTGAACAATAGGATTACGAATAACTCCCTGCGAAAGGCCATTAAAGAAAAGAACGTACAGCTAGCCAATCGAACAGCTTTTTTTCGGCAACGGACCTACAACAACGACTATAAAAATGGACTGGCTGCCCGCAACTGGGTGATGATGCGCTATTTTCGGGGCGTTAATGACACGCTTCAATACCTCATACTTGCGTCAGATTACTACGACAAACAATTCATGACTGCCCGGGTCGACTCTGTTCAAAAACTGGACGAACTGGAAAGCCAGCGTCGGATGCGGGGTGAATTTACCGGGCCAAATGGTACTGTTACGCGTCCATCGAAGCCCGGACAAATGGTGTCGGTAATGGCTTTCCCAAACACGCAACGATTTGTTAGTGCGCTCAATCAGGCCGCAATGGATTTTCAGGAGCTGACGCGCGATTCAGTTTATCTTACTAAAGCACTAAGCTGGTCGAAGCGCACGCTGGAGTATCGGGAAGATGGGGCACTGATGGACACATACGCACGGGTTCTGTACCGGCTTGGCCGAAAAGAAGAGGCTTTGGAGTGGCAGAATAAAGCCATTAAAAAAGAGAAAGAACGTAATTCGCCAATGATCGCTTCGCTGGAAGAGACCCTGAAGAAAATGAAAAACGATACGTTTTAA
- the prmA gene encoding 50S ribosomal protein L11 methyltransferase, translated as MNYSELQLRLSPDYTDILTAELAELGYESFVETDEGLNAYIVEPDFDEQAIQELIAKYADQTAIAYEVNSLEKRNWNAEWERDYEPIEVADQVRVRASFHESDARFRYDVVINPKMSFGTGHHETTAMMMEQQLGLDFAGKTVLDVGSGTGILAVLAAKMGAKSVLAFDIEEWAVENARENAELNDCPQITVFQGTIDDINPPGNMLDWTPAVFDIVLANINRNVLLREVPIYADLLKEGGYLLVSGFYEHDAVDIEQKAREAGLTSVKGMSIREWTSLVFQRSTWVQGVM; from the coding sequence ATGAATTATAGTGAACTCCAATTGCGCCTGTCGCCCGATTACACAGATATCCTTACGGCCGAACTGGCCGAACTTGGTTATGAGTCATTTGTGGAAACCGATGAAGGACTGAACGCCTACATTGTCGAGCCTGATTTTGATGAGCAGGCCATACAGGAATTGATTGCGAAATACGCCGATCAGACAGCAATAGCCTACGAAGTCAATTCGTTAGAAAAGCGGAACTGGAACGCTGAGTGGGAGAGAGATTATGAGCCGATAGAAGTAGCTGACCAAGTCCGGGTTCGGGCGTCCTTCCATGAGTCGGATGCCCGATTTCGTTACGACGTTGTTATTAATCCGAAGATGTCGTTCGGGACGGGCCACCACGAAACTACGGCCATGATGATGGAACAACAGCTTGGTCTTGATTTTGCTGGCAAAACGGTACTTGATGTGGGCAGTGGAACGGGTATTCTGGCCGTTCTGGCCGCTAAAATGGGGGCGAAGTCGGTGCTGGCGTTCGACATTGAAGAATGGGCCGTTGAAAACGCCCGCGAAAATGCCGAACTAAACGACTGCCCGCAAATTACGGTGTTCCAGGGGACGATTGATGACATAAATCCACCGGGCAATATGTTGGATTGGACGCCTGCGGTTTTTGACATTGTACTCGCTAACATCAACCGAAATGTATTGCTCCGCGAGGTTCCAATTTATGCCGATTTATTAAAGGAAGGCGGGTATTTGCTCGTCAGCGGTTTCTATGAACATGATGCGGTTGATATTGAACAGAAAGCGCGTGAAGCCGGTCTCACGTCTGTAAAAGGAATGTCGATTCGGGAGTGGACATCACTTGTCTTTCAACGGTCAACCTGGGTGCAAGGTGTTATGTAA
- a CDS encoding CPBP family intramembrane glutamic endopeptidase, with protein sequence MKALWRDLRDHLRTDFRPDLYAASALWAALLITVNFYFDLEDKYIDSFQRKPAWAILYFCLYATAYYVSVWLWTHFHKRPDVWKSRAFWARSGVALISYSIYSGFYEDYEWSLKLFDGKIYVYVYYCLHNLQSVLTIVLPLYLFYKLADPYPSSFYGMAPKRKGLVLYALMLALMIPLITLASFQPDFLQSYPTYHDTNANEFFGVSEWVTALIYELCYGWDFVPTELLFRGFLVIGMSRVLGRGAVLPMVVWYCSIHFGRPLGEAVSSLFGGYILGVLALSTRSIWGGLLIHIGIAWGMEIAAFLQRQ encoded by the coding sequence GTGAAAGCCCTCTGGCGCGACCTGCGCGACCATCTCCGTACCGACTTTCGTCCTGATCTCTATGCGGCTTCCGCTCTCTGGGCGGCACTGCTCATTACCGTCAATTTCTATTTCGATCTCGAAGACAAGTACATCGACTCGTTTCAGCGAAAGCCTGCCTGGGCTATCTTGTACTTCTGCTTGTATGCCACTGCTTATTATGTCAGTGTTTGGCTTTGGACACATTTTCATAAACGACCAGACGTCTGGAAAAGCCGGGCGTTCTGGGCGCGTAGTGGTGTTGCATTGATAAGCTATTCGATCTACAGCGGCTTCTATGAAGACTATGAGTGGAGCCTGAAACTCTTTGACGGCAAGATATACGTATATGTGTATTACTGTCTGCACAACCTGCAGTCGGTATTGACCATTGTCTTGCCGCTTTACCTATTCTATAAACTTGCAGACCCATATCCGTCAAGTTTCTACGGGATGGCTCCCAAGCGTAAAGGATTAGTTCTCTACGCGCTCATGCTGGCTCTGATGATTCCACTTATCACACTGGCGTCGTTTCAGCCCGATTTTCTGCAATCCTACCCGACTTACCACGACACGAATGCCAATGAGTTTTTTGGCGTGTCCGAGTGGGTAACCGCGCTCATTTACGAGCTTTGTTACGGCTGGGACTTTGTGCCAACGGAGTTGCTTTTTCGGGGCTTTCTTGTTATTGGAATGAGCCGGGTGCTGGGCCGTGGAGCAGTGTTGCCAATGGTTGTATGGTACTGCTCCATCCATTTCGGTCGACCTCTGGGAGAAGCCGTTTCGTCTTTGTTCGGAGGCTATATACTGGGCGTCCTGGCTTTGAGTACCCGGAGCATCTGGGGCGGGCTACTCATTCACATCGGCATTGCCTGGGGCATGGAGATTGCCGCCTTTTTGCAACGTCAGTAG